The following proteins are encoded in a genomic region of Sulfurovum indicum:
- a CDS encoding vWA domain-containing protein, which produces MHFTLGSPWFLLLLLLLPCFFWCRETDRSFYVSKLDWAGKESSLLSWKQWFKILIFTLMVIALTKPFVYESEGNQYKKGRDLILAIDASGSMAQSGFDARNRFSSKYEVTLKLAKTFTQKRYDDNIGAVIFGTFAYTASPLTYDLEALEYLLDMTTVGIAGESTAIGDAIMQSIRTLSYGKAKNKVIILLTDGYHNAGKYSPKQAVAEAKKLGIRIYTIGIGKKSDYDAALLQTIAKKSGGKSYSANSAEALSAVFSEISKLEPSRIRGENYLNQRLLIFFPLIIVIGLLLLWIFRQERGRE; this is translated from the coding sequence ATGCATTTTACACTCGGGTCACCCTGGTTCCTACTGCTTCTACTGTTACTGCCCTGCTTTTTCTGGTGCAGAGAAACAGACAGAAGCTTCTATGTTTCAAAACTTGACTGGGCAGGAAAGGAGAGTTCTCTTCTCTCATGGAAACAGTGGTTCAAAATTCTCATTTTTACACTTATGGTCATTGCTCTGACCAAACCCTTTGTCTATGAGAGTGAAGGCAACCAGTATAAAAAGGGCCGTGATCTTATCCTTGCCATTGATGCAAGCGGCTCCATGGCACAAAGCGGTTTTGATGCCAGGAACCGTTTCAGTAGCAAATATGAAGTCACCCTCAAACTGGCTAAGACCTTTACCCAAAAACGTTACGATGACAATATAGGTGCCGTGATCTTCGGTACCTTTGCCTACACTGCTTCCCCCCTCACATACGATCTGGAAGCTCTGGAATATCTGCTTGACATGACCACAGTCGGTATTGCAGGAGAAAGTACCGCCATTGGTGATGCCATCATGCAATCCATCCGTACACTCTCCTATGGAAAAGCAAAAAACAAAGTGATTATTCTGCTTACTGACGGATATCATAATGCAGGGAAATATTCACCAAAACAAGCAGTTGCCGAAGCAAAAAAGCTTGGAATCAGGATCTATACTATCGGAATCGGCAAAAAAAGTGACTACGATGCCGCACTTTTGCAAACTATAGCCAAAAAGAGTGGCGGGAAAAGCTACAGTGCAAACAGTGCAGAAGCACTCAGTGCAGTCTTTTCCGAAATCTCAAAACTTGAACCCAGCCGCATCCGCGGGGAGAATTATCTGAACCAGAGACTGCTTATCTTTTTCCCGCTGATCATTGTGATAGGTCTTCTGCTTTTATGGATATTCCGTCAAGAGAGGGGGAGAGAATGA
- the coaE gene encoding dephospho-CoA kinase (Dephospho-CoA kinase (CoaE) performs the final step in coenzyme A biosynthesis.): MTFDYAVALTGGIATGKSSVAKMFKEDGFTVIDADRIAHEILEEQRDRIVKMFGEEMVKEGRVDRKALGTVIFADPLKRKALEHLLHPLIYERIETEAQTEDAKRKPYIVDIPLFFEGKRYPIKRSLVVYAPQEKQIERAILRDGLDKKAILERIAAQIDIEEKRYMADFVIDNSCDKTQLRIEYEQVKDAILKEFA; the protein is encoded by the coding sequence ATGACATTTGACTATGCTGTGGCACTGACAGGAGGCATAGCGACAGGAAAAAGTTCTGTGGCAAAAATGTTTAAAGAAGATGGGTTTACAGTTATTGATGCCGACCGGATCGCACATGAGATATTGGAAGAGCAGCGTGACCGGATCGTTAAAATGTTTGGAGAGGAGATGGTAAAAGAGGGAAGGGTTGACCGAAAAGCGTTGGGTACCGTGATTTTTGCAGATCCTCTGAAACGTAAAGCTCTCGAGCATCTGCTACACCCTTTGATCTATGAGAGGATTGAAACGGAAGCACAAACAGAAGATGCAAAAAGGAAGCCGTATATCGTGGATATCCCACTCTTTTTTGAAGGGAAACGCTATCCTATAAAGCGCTCTCTTGTTGTCTATGCACCACAGGAGAAACAGATAGAAAGAGCGATACTCAGGGACGGACTTGACAAAAAAGCGATACTGGAACGGATCGCTGCACAAATAGATATTGAAGAGAAGCGCTATATGGCCGATTTTGTCATCGACAATAGTTGTGATAAAACCCAACTTAGGATAGAATACGAGCAAGTAAAAGATGCGATACTGAAGGAGTTTGCATGA
- a CDS encoding tetratricopeptide repeat protein, with product MKKILLGAALAVSLFAGEFDNAMQAYRNGSYIEALNGFYILAKNGDAKAQYNVGLMYAMGKGARQDIKKAMEWYERAAKQGLASAQYNLAEIYHSLGEQEEHSYERAKYWYEKAAQHGIIQAHNNLGTLYLEGKGVAQDIQKAFEHFRKAADMGDANAQLNVGILYAWGEGIPTDKLKAYENLKKALKLGKTEAGKYLDRLCAESSWVCQN from the coding sequence ATGAAAAAGATACTCTTAGGTGCAGCATTGGCAGTTAGTTTGTTTGCCGGTGAGTTTGACAATGCAATGCAGGCCTACAGGAACGGAAGTTATATTGAAGCACTTAACGGTTTTTATATACTGGCCAAGAATGGTGATGCAAAAGCACAGTATAATGTCGGATTGATGTATGCTATGGGGAAAGGTGCCCGGCAGGATATTAAAAAGGCGATGGAGTGGTATGAAAGGGCGGCCAAGCAGGGACTGGCTTCTGCACAGTATAATCTTGCAGAGATCTACCATAGTCTTGGCGAACAGGAAGAACATTCCTATGAGCGGGCAAAGTACTGGTATGAAAAGGCTGCACAGCATGGGATCATACAGGCACACAATAATCTGGGTACGCTTTATCTTGAAGGCAAAGGTGTTGCCCAGGATATACAAAAAGCATTTGAACATTTTAGGAAAGCAGCCGATATGGGTGATGCCAATGCGCAGCTTAATGTAGGTATTCTGTATGCCTGGGGAGAGGGTATTCCGACCGATAAGCTCAAAGCATATGAGAATCTCAAAAAAGCTTTGAAGCTTGGTAAGACAGAAGCAGGTAAATACCTGGACAGACTCTGTGCAGAGAGCAGTTGGGTTTGTCAAAACTAA
- a CDS encoding L,D-transpeptidase family protein → MQQSWKQARLWLGTAVMILSLHMTPLYAGQMAFEEHATDVIFNSLKTQPSKSFLKRFYKELLFLPVWMQEKGLSSPAKGLFGTMQEDFTLDPESKLYRDARLLYEEAQNLYLSQSTFLQKMEMEFKISLLYKAYIDYAYFGSINWGAFQARISNLKVNGVSTEWVLHRPDVDPVKMVERALLGGDMKKELQAAVPTAYHYRALQKALKHYMDIEADGGWQRVVLHRRKLDPGSHDEGVYSLRERLKVTGDYTGCSESVEGELYDGCLQEAVRHFQKRNGLKPDGVVGPATLRALNTPVSERIATIRLNLDRIKWLNPRQPHRHIIINIPFFTLYFEENGKLIQSMKVITGKPNHPTPIFSDEVEIIVLNPYWNVPKSIVQKEMIPKLLRNPYAMRKEGIDVYTGWGRDARKIDPASVNWAAYRYSKHLPYRFAQPPGYRNALGKIKFLFPNRFSVYMHDTPTKPLFKREKRAFSHGCVRLEKPRELFRTFAAFEENIDLAKSEQILQGKKNVHMRLSKKVPVDIVYLTAWVDYDGKLQFRDDVYHYDRMQLQSYKRW, encoded by the coding sequence ATGCAGCAAAGTTGGAAGCAGGCAAGGCTCTGGTTGGGTACAGCAGTGATGATACTGTCACTGCACATGACGCCTTTGTATGCCGGTCAAATGGCATTTGAAGAGCATGCAACGGATGTAATATTCAACTCTTTGAAGACCCAGCCTTCCAAAAGTTTTTTGAAAAGGTTTTACAAAGAGCTTCTGTTTTTACCGGTCTGGATGCAGGAAAAGGGTCTTTCTTCACCGGCTAAAGGACTTTTTGGAACGATGCAGGAGGATTTTACACTCGATCCGGAAAGTAAGCTCTACCGTGATGCCAGACTTCTTTATGAGGAAGCGCAAAACCTTTATCTTTCCCAAAGTACATTCCTTCAAAAAATGGAGATGGAATTTAAGATCTCTTTGCTCTATAAAGCCTATATAGACTATGCTTACTTTGGCAGTATCAACTGGGGGGCATTTCAGGCACGCATCTCCAACCTGAAGGTCAACGGGGTAAGTACAGAATGGGTACTGCACCGGCCGGATGTGGATCCTGTGAAGATGGTGGAGAGGGCATTGCTTGGAGGAGACATGAAGAAGGAACTTCAGGCTGCTGTACCGACAGCCTACCACTACCGGGCATTGCAAAAAGCGCTTAAACACTATATGGATATTGAAGCTGATGGCGGTTGGCAGAGGGTAGTGCTGCATAGAAGAAAACTTGACCCTGGCAGCCATGACGAAGGAGTATACTCTCTTCGGGAACGACTGAAGGTCACAGGTGATTATACCGGATGCAGTGAGAGTGTAGAGGGGGAGCTGTATGACGGTTGTCTTCAGGAAGCAGTCAGGCATTTTCAGAAACGTAACGGACTTAAACCAGACGGTGTTGTGGGACCGGCAACACTGAGAGCATTGAACACTCCTGTCTCTGAGCGCATTGCAACAATTCGCCTCAACCTTGACCGTATCAAGTGGCTCAATCCGAGACAGCCGCATCGGCATATCATCATCAATATTCCGTTTTTCACACTCTACTTTGAAGAGAACGGGAAGCTGATTCAGAGTATGAAAGTGATTACGGGTAAACCAAATCACCCGACACCGATCTTTTCCGATGAGGTGGAGATAATTGTGCTCAACCCCTACTGGAATGTGCCAAAAAGTATTGTTCAAAAGGAGATGATCCCTAAACTCCTGCGTAATCCGTATGCAATGAGGAAAGAGGGGATCGATGTCTATACGGGCTGGGGCAGAGATGCCAGAAAGATCGATCCTGCTTCGGTTAACTGGGCAGCTTACCGGTACAGTAAACATCTTCCCTATCGTTTTGCCCAGCCACCCGGCTACAGAAATGCCCTGGGAAAGATTAAGTTTCTTTTCCCTAACAGATTTTCTGTTTATATGCATGATACACCGACAAAACCTCTTTTTAAAAGAGAGAAGCGGGCTTTCAGCCACGGATGTGTACGCCTGGAAAAACCAAGGGAGCTGTTTAGAACGTTTGCAGCGTTTGAAGAGAACATTGATCTTGCAAAATCTGAACAGATCCTTCAAGGTAAAAAGAATGTCCATATGCGTTTGAGCAAAAAGGTACCGGTCGATATTGTCTATCTGACCGCCTGGGTGGATTATGACGGAAAATTGCAGTTCAGGGATGATGTGTACCATTATGACCGGATGCAGCTGCAGTCTTACAAAAGGTGGTAA
- a CDS encoding TIGR04219 family outer membrane beta-barrel protein, translating to MTILKKVGYSALFATSALCADGMGGEISLGIFSHSPNGYASYESSSSVDLEEDLGWSREQDMMFKAYLEHPVPFLPNLKVGYTNLSHNGRGTVTAFSWGGIINVDGDIDSSLDLKMYDVTSYYALLDNTIEIDTGITLRYLDGNIDVTVTPFLSLLEEHEVVSFTSLVPMLYGKFRANIPATDISLQAEGNFITYEDTTFYDYEISTRYTFSMGIGIETGYRAIHLDSKDLENGLTADMDFKGPYVSLVWNF from the coding sequence ATGACAATTTTAAAAAAAGTGGGATATTCAGCACTGTTTGCTACATCTGCTCTTTGCGCAGACGGTATGGGGGGAGAGATCTCTTTGGGTATTTTCAGCCATTCTCCGAATGGTTATGCCTCCTATGAAAGTTCTTCTTCTGTAGATCTTGAAGAAGATCTGGGGTGGAGCAGAGAGCAGGATATGATGTTCAAAGCCTATCTGGAACACCCCGTACCTTTTCTCCCGAATCTAAAGGTAGGCTATACAAACCTGTCACATAATGGACGAGGTACCGTTACCGCCTTCTCCTGGGGAGGTATCATTAATGTAGACGGAGATATAGACTCCTCCCTTGATCTTAAAATGTATGATGTCACATCCTACTACGCATTGCTGGATAACACCATTGAAATCGATACCGGTATCACACTACGCTATTTGGATGGCAACATCGATGTTACGGTCACACCGTTTCTTTCACTCCTGGAAGAACATGAAGTTGTCAGTTTTACTTCCCTGGTCCCTATGCTCTATGGAAAATTCAGAGCAAATATTCCTGCAACCGATATCAGTTTACAGGCCGAAGGAAATTTCATTACCTATGAAGATACTACTTTTTATGACTATGAGATAAGTACACGCTATACTTTCAGTATGGGAATCGGTATCGAAACAGGGTACAGAGCCATACATCTTGACAGTAAGGATCTTGAAAACGGATTAACTGCCGATATGGACTTTAAAGGGCCGTATGTATCTCTTGTCTGGAATTTCTAA
- a CDS encoding MFS transporter yields MKTLLTPLALFLSAFYFFYFALVGVYVIFMPKALLDLGYNAVEVGIIYAAAPFMRFLLPFIFRHFVTLTPKVYLAALIITFAATLLFWATVNHFMLYLIANLLFGGAMGVSLPYVETIALAILSKSRYGKVRLWGSLGFMAIALWLGKVLTVPFEALYYLSAMTFLTMLFGTLLIKYDRTEHTSSLEDATFSLSKYWAFWISVFLMQVGFGGFYNFFTIYETSHGISLEMTSWMWSFGVICEIVMLYFQGPLLQRNLLNILQFATLVTAGRWLILYLFPDSVTLTFASQSLHAVSFALYHTAAITYVFSLYTQKKLAQQFFLGIAFGLGGSVGAVLSGQIYGEYLFLVESGITFMAFVVLWIHQRRKKEVLHET; encoded by the coding sequence ATGAAAACACTACTGACGCCCCTGGCACTCTTTTTGAGTGCTTTCTACTTTTTCTATTTTGCCCTGGTGGGTGTCTATGTGATATTTATGCCAAAGGCTCTGCTTGACCTTGGGTACAATGCTGTGGAAGTAGGGATCATCTATGCAGCTGCTCCCTTTATGCGCTTTCTTCTCCCTTTCATCTTCAGACACTTTGTCACACTGACCCCCAAAGTCTACCTTGCAGCACTCATTATTACCTTTGCTGCGACCCTGCTTTTTTGGGCTACAGTCAATCACTTTATGCTATACCTCATCGCCAACCTTCTCTTTGGAGGTGCCATGGGGGTCTCTCTTCCCTATGTAGAGACCATTGCACTTGCGATACTTTCCAAAAGCCGTTACGGTAAAGTACGTTTATGGGGTTCACTGGGTTTTATGGCTATTGCACTATGGCTGGGGAAAGTACTCACTGTACCGTTTGAAGCACTTTACTACCTCTCAGCCATGACTTTTCTTACAATGCTCTTTGGTACTCTTCTCATCAAGTATGACAGAACAGAGCATACATCTTCCCTGGAGGATGCAACCTTCTCGTTATCAAAGTACTGGGCATTCTGGATTTCGGTCTTTTTGATGCAGGTTGGTTTTGGAGGATTCTACAACTTCTTCACCATCTATGAGACCTCCCACGGTATTTCATTGGAGATGACCAGCTGGATGTGGAGTTTCGGCGTGATCTGCGAAATCGTGATGCTTTACTTCCAGGGGCCTCTTTTGCAACGGAATCTGCTCAATATTCTGCAGTTTGCCACACTGGTGACGGCAGGAAGATGGCTTATACTCTATCTCTTTCCTGATTCTGTCACACTAACCTTTGCATCACAGTCTTTACATGCAGTCAGTTTCGCTCTCTACCATACCGCTGCCATCACTTATGTCTTCTCTCTCTATACCCAGAAAAAACTGGCACAGCAGTTCTTCCTGGGTATCGCTTTCGGACTGGGAGGCTCTGTCGGTGCTGTACTCTCCGGACAGATATACGGAGAGTACCTCTTTTTGGTCGAATCAGGCATTACCTTTATGGCTTTTGTGGTATTGTGGATCCATCAGAGACGCAAGAAGGAGGTACTGCATGAAACATAA
- a CDS encoding RDD family protein, with protein sequence MAKQRFRDIKQGKAAPVETNNSKRETPRKNYATVGDKLKAFLTDSFMLLMPIMYVVFYLVMGGREGFAEHKIVGWLYILVPLVVLQTLFMYKSGQTPGYRAYKIEVIDEATGKRPSLFLILFRNLCAILSMATLFGWMLMFFRKDNKNLHDLLSGTAVIRKP encoded by the coding sequence ATGGCAAAACAACGATTTAGAGATATCAAACAGGGAAAAGCCGCCCCTGTAGAGACAAACAACTCCAAGAGAGAAACGCCTCGGAAAAACTATGCAACTGTAGGTGACAAACTCAAAGCTTTTCTCACTGACAGCTTTATGCTTCTGATGCCGATTATGTATGTGGTTTTCTATCTGGTGATGGGCGGACGCGAGGGATTTGCTGAACATAAGATAGTGGGATGGCTCTATATTCTTGTACCGCTTGTTGTCTTACAGACACTTTTCATGTACAAAAGCGGACAGACACCAGGATACCGTGCCTACAAGATAGAGGTCATCGATGAGGCAACAGGGAAACGTCCTTCTCTTTTTCTGATTCTGTTCAGAAATCTCTGTGCCATTCTCTCCATGGCAACGCTCTTTGGCTGGATGCTGATGTTCTTCAGAAAGGATAACAAGAACCTGCATGACTTGCTGAGCGGAACAGCTGTCATCAGAAAACCATGA
- a CDS encoding YeiH family protein, with protein sequence MPFSPEHRKGTLSGIIFVAIFAAGATYLAGMGPIKALGLSPLVIGIVMGIFYANTLHNQTPAEWQGGITFSAKKILRFAIVLYGFRITFQEIAAVGMDGFLVSLIMLTSTLILGSWLGYKMFGMEKDTSILTASGAAVCGAAAVLATEPVLKSEEYKAAIAVSMVVLFGTISMFLYPVLYTTLIENATGFLHMTAREFGIYVGGTIHEVAQVVAVPASVPGSPKEMADAAVIVKMTRVIMIAPMLILLGLYLSYSANKEGGASKEKTPLVIPWFAVYFIMVAGFNSLHLLPENIVSLINEVDTFLLTMAMTALGMGTIFAKFKGLGLAPVYTASSMFVWLVVGGFLVTKLIVEVI encoded by the coding sequence ATGCCATTTTCACCAGAACACCGCAAAGGTACCTTAAGTGGTATCATTTTCGTTGCTATTTTTGCTGCAGGTGCAACCTACCTCGCCGGCATGGGTCCGATCAAAGCACTTGGCCTCTCTCCATTGGTCATCGGTATTGTCATGGGTATCTTCTACGCCAACACCCTCCATAACCAGACACCGGCAGAATGGCAGGGCGGAATCACCTTTTCTGCAAAAAAGATCCTTCGTTTTGCTATCGTGCTTTACGGTTTCCGTATTACCTTCCAGGAGATCGCTGCAGTCGGAATGGACGGATTTCTTGTTTCGCTTATCATGCTGACATCCACACTTATCCTTGGGTCATGGCTTGGCTACAAGATGTTCGGTATGGAGAAAGATACTTCCATTCTTACTGCATCCGGAGCCGCTGTCTGTGGTGCTGCTGCTGTTCTTGCCACGGAACCGGTACTCAAGTCCGAAGAGTACAAAGCAGCCATTGCTGTATCGATGGTCGTTCTTTTTGGAACGATATCTATGTTCCTTTACCCGGTACTCTACACAACACTCATTGAGAATGCTACAGGTTTCCTGCATATGACAGCAAGAGAGTTCGGTATCTATGTGGGAGGGACCATCCATGAAGTAGCACAGGTTGTTGCAGTTCCTGCTTCTGTACCCGGTTCCCCCAAAGAGATGGCGGATGCTGCCGTGATCGTGAAAATGACACGTGTTATTATGATCGCTCCAATGCTTATACTCCTCGGGCTTTATCTCTCGTACAGTGCCAATAAAGAGGGAGGAGCGAGTAAAGAGAAGACGCCTCTTGTTATTCCCTGGTTTGCTGTCTACTTCATCATGGTTGCCGGCTTCAACTCATTGCATCTGCTTCCTGAGAACATTGTATCTCTCATCAATGAAGTCGATACTTTTCTGCTTACTATGGCAATGACCGCTCTTGGTATGGGAACTATCTTTGCAAAGTTCAAAGGGCTCGGACTCGCACCGGTCTATACAGCATCGAGTATGTTCGTATGGCTGGTTGTCGGTGGCTTCCTTGTAACAAAACTTATTGTTGAGGTGATATGA
- the mobA gene encoding molybdenum cofactor guanylyltransferase MobA: MKHKMPAVIFAGGKSSRMGEDKALLPFGSFPTLVQYQYERLSKIFEKIYLSTKSAKFNFEAPLIQDLYSESSPLVGLVSVFETLDTDEIFILSVDVPFIEENIIKSILKEPSGYDAVIAKNKGQLQPLCGRYSRSILPLAKAELERGNHKLGILLQQANTSYMAFEEKKAFMNLNHPHEYREALKIISS, from the coding sequence ATGAAACATAAAATGCCCGCTGTTATCTTTGCCGGAGGGAAGAGCTCCCGCATGGGAGAGGACAAAGCCCTACTCCCTTTTGGCAGTTTTCCTACCCTTGTACAGTATCAGTATGAACGTTTGTCCAAAATATTCGAGAAAATCTATCTCAGTACAAAAAGTGCAAAGTTCAACTTTGAAGCACCGCTTATACAGGACCTCTATAGTGAAAGTTCACCGCTTGTCGGACTTGTTTCCGTTTTTGAAACTCTGGATACGGATGAAATCTTTATTTTGAGTGTCGATGTACCTTTTATAGAAGAGAATATTATTAAAAGCATACTGAAAGAACCGTCTGGCTATGATGCTGTGATAGCTAAAAACAAAGGACAGCTACAGCCGCTGTGCGGACGCTACTCACGTTCGATACTCCCCCTTGCCAAAGCAGAGCTGGAAAGAGGTAACCATAAACTGGGCATACTGCTGCAGCAGGCAAATACCTCTTATATGGCTTTTGAGGAGAAAAAAGCGTTCATGAACCTGAACCATCCCCATGAGTACAGGGAAGCTCTCAAGATCATTTCTTCTTAA
- the dapF gene encoding diaminopimelate epimerase, with the protein MTVTKYSANGNDFIIFIAQEKADRSELAKKLCHRQNGVGADGMVVVLPHPEYDFEWEFYNADGSYAAMCGNASRAVAHFAHEKGISKNGKAEFLTGAGVIHATINGLYVVSDMVEPRIIRTDIEEDDEIWWLIDSGVPHLVAVRDNIDTFDLEQARKLREKYNVNVNICKIEGNTMYVRTYERGVEDETLACGTGMVACFIRNHKEGKVPGQVKVHPKSGDELYVSCEEGVYRFGGKVTKTFIAETLI; encoded by the coding sequence ATGACAGTGACCAAATACTCTGCCAACGGAAATGATTTTATCATCTTCATTGCGCAGGAGAAAGCAGACAGATCTGAGCTTGCAAAGAAGCTCTGTCATCGCCAGAATGGTGTGGGAGCAGATGGGATGGTGGTAGTGCTGCCTCATCCTGAGTACGATTTTGAATGGGAATTCTACAATGCAGACGGCTCTTATGCGGCAATGTGCGGAAATGCCAGCCGTGCAGTGGCTCACTTCGCCCATGAGAAAGGGATCAGCAAGAACGGTAAAGCGGAGTTCCTTACCGGTGCGGGAGTGATCCATGCCACGATCAACGGTCTGTATGTGGTCAGTGATATGGTTGAACCACGTATTATCCGAACCGATATTGAAGAGGATGATGAAATATGGTGGCTGATCGATTCAGGTGTACCGCACCTGGTAGCAGTACGTGACAATATTGATACATTTGATCTGGAACAGGCACGAAAGCTTAGAGAAAAATACAATGTCAATGTCAACATCTGTAAGATAGAGGGGAATACGATGTATGTCCGTACCTATGAGCGTGGTGTGGAAGATGAAACACTGGCGTGCGGAACGGGTATGGTGGCCTGTTTCATTCGTAATCATAAAGAGGGGAAAGTGCCCGGCCAGGTCAAGGTACACCCTAAAAGCGGAGATGAGCTGTATGTCAGCTGTGAAGAGGGTGTATACAGATTTGGCGGGAAAGTGACCAAGACATTTATTGCCGAAACATTGATATGA
- a CDS encoding LysR family transcriptional regulator, protein MKLTLRQMEIFLNVVASGHLTNVAKEMNLSQSAISMSIKELESILGRPVFDRINKKLVLNEVGRAFHKEIEPLFRKLSDIEYEFQNSENKGMIRVGASTTIVDYLMPSIICSYMSSYPDVKITLKEGNTKEITEMIQSGEIDVGFVEGFVSGSDIIKEKVGIDELIVVSSQKDLCDSCYIDELADKRWVLREEGSGTREVFLDYIKDKVDNLNIFFELGHTESIKSILMNRECLTCISKISVENELQEEKLYRVKVKNFECKRDFLLIYHKDKYHSTLFEKFLFFSKKLMIQMLENENQLQVKKK, encoded by the coding sequence ATGAAACTAACACTCAGACAGATGGAAATTTTCCTTAATGTGGTAGCCTCAGGGCACCTGACCAATGTAGCCAAAGAGATGAACCTCAGTCAATCAGCGATTTCAATGTCCATCAAAGAGCTTGAGAGTATTCTGGGTCGTCCGGTATTTGACCGTATTAACAAGAAACTGGTACTGAATGAGGTGGGACGTGCTTTTCACAAAGAGATAGAGCCGCTTTTTAGAAAGCTTTCGGATATAGAGTATGAGTTCCAAAACTCTGAGAACAAAGGGATGATCCGTGTAGGGGCGAGTACAACGATCGTAGATTATCTGATGCCTTCGATCATCTGCAGCTATATGAGCTCTTATCCTGATGTAAAGATCACGCTTAAAGAGGGTAATACCAAAGAGATCACAGAGATGATCCAAAGCGGCGAGATCGATGTCGGATTTGTTGAGGGCTTTGTTTCGGGGTCAGATATTATTAAGGAGAAAGTTGGGATAGATGAGCTGATTGTTGTCTCTTCCCAAAAGGATCTATGCGACTCATGCTATATTGATGAGTTGGCGGATAAACGGTGGGTACTGAGAGAAGAGGGGTCCGGAACGCGCGAAGTCTTTCTTGACTATATCAAAGATAAGGTGGATAACCTGAATATCTTTTTTGAGCTTGGACATACAGAATCGATCAAAAGTATTTTGATGAACCGGGAATGTCTTACCTGTATCTCGAAAATTTCTGTAGAGAATGAACTGCAAGAAGAGAAGCTTTACCGTGTAAAGGTAAAGAACTTTGAGTGTAAGCGTGACTTTTTGTTAATCTATCATAAAGACAAATACCACAGTACGCTTTTTGAGAAGTTCCTCTTCTTCTCCAAAAAACTGATGATACAGATGCTTGAGAATGAAAATCAGCTACAGGTTAAGAAGAAATGA